Genomic window (Pyrus communis chromosome 13, drPyrComm1.1, whole genome shotgun sequence):
aaaaagaagaGGATACTATTCAGTCCCAACAAGCACAAATAGTAATAAAAGATGCAGTAAAAGCAGGGTAGACTTATTAGTTTCTTTTAAAAAGATTCACATGGTGTTTCAGCGTCATTAAGGGTTTAAAGATAATTTATCGTACACATTCAACAATTGTGGATTTGCAATAAGAAATGGATTTGCAGAACGTTAAGTAAGAGGACAAGTATCTTTAAACATATCTTTGTTGTTCCTAGAATTAAGCTGAATGAATACCAGCATAATAGAGCAAACTGCGGCTACGTTCACTTGTGGTAATCAAGCTGATTAAAAGTATTGAAAAGAACCAGTATAAATTATAAAACTAAACAGAAAAACGATAAGGGGTCAAAATGATGAGTACCTTCTAGACACGCCAGCAAAGCAATGGACCAAAACATACCCCTCTTTTCTACTCTTATCAATATAAAATCCAAACACATGTCCAAATGATCCAACAAATCTTCATTCTCCATATCTCTCAGTGGAACCCCCATTCTCACCAGCTTCAAATCCTTGCCTGCATATTCCAACAAGTACAGAAGCTTATCAGACACTGAACAACTTTTTTCCCCGTCACCAGAATCATCCTCAGAAGCTGAGGCACCACCAGACCCGCCACCATACACCTTCTTAATTTCCTCTGTGGGTATTGTTACACCCTTTCATTCGAAGAAAAACAATATTGATGCTGAACTTAGAAGCAATGGAATATGCATGATCTCTGTGCTACCATTTTGGAGAATCTCTGCTGCATCACTGATGTTGCCGATGAATAGATTTTCACAAACACGATATGGCATGACCACTAACAAATAATGGAATTCTCCTTAACCCAAGTtggcaaaacaaaatgaaattccCCCCTTTCTCTACACTGTCCGGCAGATTACTAGGTCAGCTTGGAACCAAAATTCGCCGGAAAAACGACAATATCTATTCGGTTACTGAAAATGATGATAACATGACAAGATTAATCAAACTATAAATCAAGAATCCAACTGAAAAATATCCCCACacaataaaacaagaaaacaatttGTTCAAAAAGGTTCAACTTTCTCGACATCTCCTAATTTTCTCAGCAGCCAAACAGGGTTTATAATCTAAGTAGTCGCAGTAAACTACTTTGCcacacaaataaaacaaaattaaaattaaatatctCAAATTCAACAAACTTCCAATAATCTGAATATGcaaaacagaaataaaaaataaattaaatagaaaaattgtGTGTGATTatattcaacaacaaaaattaggCATCAAAAGGCATGTACAGATGATCTACACACCAACACGTCACACAGAACATTAACAACCACTCAATTCTATGCTTCATCCAATTCATACAATcaaaatgaaaacaataacTGAAAAAAGGAAAGTGATTTCCGCATTCCACTTTTCTCCTCCTGCAATTTGTTCCCTTTTTCCTAGCCCTTTGATTGAATGAATCAAAGGAGATTCAATGGATAGAAACAAAAGGAGTGCGAACAGAGAATACCGGAGTGCGAAAATCACTAGCCCTGAAACATCATTGTACAAGGGAGCCTACCTCTTTCAACCTCACCTTCCCCAACTCTCTCCATAAAGAAATTTCCAAAACATTGGAATGCCAAGTGCTAAAAGTGTAACAAACAGCAGAACACTGAACACCAATGCAGAAGAAGTCGATAAACAAATCAGCATTGAAAATCAACAAAAGTGAAAAACAATACTAACGCAGCTGTGGTTTCCTTGGCCGCCTTCTTTTTCTTGTCAAAATTTGCATCCTCAGGATCATTTCTCTAGGTTCACTTCAgcttctttttcccttttctacttcttaatcatatcattgtCATCCTTGATCAATCTCTTCTTTTAGTAACTGGTAACCAGCATGAAAAAGCAACGTTTTGTTAGTCTTCTATCTTCCCATGCATCCCAGCACTTATAGTTTGAAGGGCAAACAATTTATACCTTCAACAGTGAAGAACTGCTCTGCTTCCAGGAGGCATAAAAAAGCGAATAAGAGGGCACGAAAGAAGATAGAAATGAGCTGataagaaggggaaaaaaaaacataattaacaAAGGTTTGGTTACATAACCTATTTATTGGCAACTGCAGATTAACGTACAACACTCCAGAAGGGGAAAAACAGAAAGAATAATCTCAGCTCCAGCATACCAGCAAAGATAGATAGAACTGCTCATAGCACAAGTATGACTGAAAAATGGCAATTTGACCATATTGGGCAACATAAACAAATACAAGCTATTTGACGCTTTCTAGTTTATCAGATTATCAAAAACtataaacaacaacaaagccttttcccactaagtggggacggctatatgaatcctagaacgccattgcacTCAGTTCTGTGTCacgtcttccgttagatccaagaTTATCAAAAACTATGTTTCACCAAAAATATACAAGTCACCTACTTACTTGTAGAATAAAATTCTGTTTCAAAATAGAGGAATATGTGATTAACAGGACACGTTGCTGTACATACCAAGAACAAGAAGGATTGTATCTCATCATGGAAAAGAAAATAGGTACCTTTTCAATTGTAATGGAACAAAAATGCGAGACCACTTCCAAACCTTCAATCCTCATTGATTCACTGAGTACTGATATTATGAAGTAGTTGCAGAGCAGCAATTAGAAAACAAACCGCATAACCTCTAAGAGCATAGCAGTAATGTCCTGATGCCAATTATTGTTCTCGCAgacaaaacaaattttctttagAAAAGTTCTCGTATATACAACTCATTGCACGACCATAAGACATCATTCAAAGTTTTCACATAGTGCAACAGTTTTGCATAATCCAACTTCCATATCTTTGATGTTGCAAAACCATCAACATCAAACATGAAACTTGGAGTATGACTCAATTGTTTTAGGGTAGAATTATAATGCACCACAAAtggcttttctttttctgcttaCAGATACGATAGTGAATCGTATTTACCCTCATATTGACTTCTTAGTTCTCCTATATTTCTTGCAACATCCAAATTAAGTTCCTAACCATTTGACATTAGCCTTCAAAGGCAAGCAGCAAGAACGTTGCAGTAAATAGTCTCAATTCATATTTTACTTCTCTTGGAACTTCAGTCAATGTCTGCCCACTTTCTAAATGCCTCTACATACTTAAGCCTCTTTCTTTGAGCTTCAGTTTTGGCTTCTGAAGCCTTTAAATTCCTGTAAAGATTCTTATGAAGTTTTACAAACTCACTTCTATACAACCATTTGTCAGTGTACATACCACGTTTCTTCATATAGTCAATGACCTCCATCACTCTCTCAAAGTAACCACCACGAATAAAGTTCAACAGCAAGTACTCATAGAGATCTCTACTTACCACCAAATTTCCACCTTCAATATTCCTCTTAATGTCGCCCCACAAGATTGTCATAGCACGAAACATTCCCAGAGAATAATACCCATATAACAGATAGGTAAACGTTTGCTCAGTGGGTTGAATTTTCATCTCATGCAATCTTCTGTACGTCTTTAAagcatcatcaatcattttggcctTGCAGAAAAAGTTGATGGAAGAATTGAACTGATAAACAGTAGATGGAATTTCCTTCTTCTCATCTCTCATTTCCTGAACCAAAGCATTTGCCAGATCTGATTTACTAGATATGGCACTGGAATCCACTATTGATCGACACTTGGAGACAACCATCTCATCAGATAAATTTTCAAGCAGGCCAGCATTCCTCATTTGTTTAATCAATGCCTTTGCTTCCAGAAACATCTTTTCTTTGTAGTAGGCTGTCAAGAGTGACATAAAGGGAGTCAAGCCCAAGGGAGACCCAGCTGCATCCAGGTCATCCAAAAGATCATGGGCAGTTTCTAGCCAACCTAAATGAATGCAAGCATCAATCACATCAGAACACAAACCAGATCCTCTTGAGGAACATAACTCCTTTTGCATTTTTAGTAGAATTTTTGAAAGCTTGCAAGTATCTCCACCCTTTCTGTATCCATTTACGAGCTTTGCCAGAGCCCTATTACTAAGGACAAGTTTCCCATTCCAATAAATAACAAGCTCATGTTTGCCCTCTACTTTTAGCACAGAATCCTTCTGCAGCAGCTCGGGCAAAATCTGCATCTGCAACCCAGACTTGAGATTGTGAGATCCAATTGGAACATTATAAGACTTATGAGGGTTCTTTCTGTCTCTTTGAACCGGAAGAGACTCATGGTAGTCACACATTTGTAATACAAGCTTAGTAGCTGCCTCGATGTCATTAAACTTGAAATGCAAGGTCAACAAACTATCATAGAACTGCCGATAATGTTGCAGAAGCGCAACTGAAACTTGATCAATATGACTTTTATACTTTTTTATCTCGTCTCTCTGACCATTCAACTCATGAATCTGAGAAATAATGATAACAGAGTGTGCATCAGCAACAACTCCTGTTTGAGGCATCAATTCCAAAATCTGTTGGCCTTTGAAAGATAATTTGAACCTCACGCAAGCATCAAGGACAAGGTTGAAAATCATTGTATCAGGTTGAATCTGCTTTGCACGACCACTCTTGTTTACACTCAAACGTTGGAAACGATGACAAATCTGAATTAAGAAATTAGATGCAAGGTTCGTCCCAACCTCAGTCTTTACCATATGCAGAACAACCAAGCATAACACATTCAAGGGGGGCAAATTATCTTTCTCCAGTAATATTCTAAGAATCATTGTAGCAGGCTTTGGCATTTGACTCCGAGCTAAAGAGAGGGAGAGCTTTGGCAGGATATCAGACTGCAGTAAGTCTGATTGATCTTTCAAAACTTCCAAGACTACATCACATGCTTTTAGCAGCCAGTGAGGGTCAGATGAATAGCACAGTTCAGTTATCAGCTTACGGACAATGAAAACCTCAGGAAAGCCATGCAAccttttaaaatcaataaaggACTCCCATGCTTCATTTACTTGATGTTCCTTCAAGGCTATTTCAAGCCTTTTCAACAGAACTGTAGGAGAAGAACCTTCCCAACATAGCCTTACAGACTGAGCACAAGAACAAAAATATCGGGTAGATGAAATTTGGTGCTGCTCATAGGATACAATTGATAGGACAGGCTTTGGAAATCTCCTATTCGAAGCTGATTCCCTGTCATAAGTTGATATCA
Coding sequences:
- the LOC137713536 gene encoding pentatricopeptide repeat-containing protein At4g17616, with protein sequence MIYLWRSCFIKRFRLDFCAASAIQRTALISTYDRESASNRRFPKPVLSIVSYEQHQISSTRYFCSCAQSVRLCWEGSSPTVLLKRLEIALKEHQVNEAWESFIDFKRLHGFPEVFIVRKLITELCYSSDPHWLLKACDVVLEVLKDQSDLLQSDILPKLSLSLARSQMPKPATMILRILLEKDNLPPLNVLCLVVLHMVKTEVGTNLASNFLIQICHRFQRLSVNKSGRAKQIQPDTMIFNLVLDACVRFKLSFKGQQILELMPQTGVVADAHSVIIISQIHELNGQRDEIKKYKSHIDQVSVALLQHYRQFYDSLLTLHFKFNDIEAATKLVLQMCDYHESLPVQRDRKNPHKSYNVPIGSHNLKSGLQMQILPELLQKDSVLKVEGKHELVIYWNGKLVLSNRALAKLVNGYRKGGDTCKLSKILLKMQKELCSSRGSGLCSDVIDACIHLGWLETAHDLLDDLDAAGSPLGLTPFMSLLTAYYKEKMFLEAKALIKQMRNAGLLENLSDEMVVSKCRSIVDSSAISSKSDLANALVQEMRDEKKEIPSTVYQFNSSINFFCKAKMIDDALKTYRRLHEMKIQPTEQTFTYLLYGYYSLGMFRAMTILWGDIKRNIEGGNLVVSRDLYEYLLLNFIRGGYFERVMEVIDYMKKRGMYTDKWLYRSEFVKLHKNLYRNLKASEAKTEAQRKRLKYVEAFRKWADID